Within the Kribbella aluminosa genome, the region CTGCGCGGCGGTGAGTTCGTCGTACGACGCGGTCGCGAGATCCGCCGCGGCCGCGTCCCCGAAGTACGCCGAGGAATAGGTCAGGGTCGGGTCCAGGAACTCCGAGAACATCGCGTTGCTCAGGTCGTAGTGCCGGCTGACGTTCTCCCGGGCGCCGGCCCGGTCGTTCTCCTGCTCGCCCGGCTGCGACCTGGTGACCAGCCAGCGCAGCGACTGCGCCCACTTCGGCAGCAGGTGCCGGGTCTCCTCGTTGCTGAACCGCTCCGCGAACGGCACCAGCAGGTCGGCCAGGTCGGTGCCCGGCTCCGGATCCCAGTCGCCGGCCAGGTACGCCTCGCCGAATCCGGACCCGGCGTCCTGCCCGAGCCGGTCCAGGAACGCCGCCGTACGGTGCACTCGCATCGCCGGGCCTCCCAGCCCGTACGACCGGTTGCTGTCCAGGTGGATCGTGGCGGGCAGGTCCCTGGCGATCAGCCGGATCGCGGTCGCGGCGCCGTACCGGCGTACCGGATTGGAACGCGGCCGGGCCAGCGTCGGCCACGTCTCGGTCACCGGCTGATGGACCGCCGCCGGCATGAGGTCCGTCATGTCGTCTGTTCCCCTGTAATCCCGTCCTGGTCGCACTCTAAGGGCAACCAGCCTCCCCACGGCGCATGTCTGAACAGTTCAACTGCCCGACATGCCTCTTGGTTACAGTTTGGTCACCGGCCGCGCATGGCCTGGCGGGCACCCTTCAGACTTGTCGGCACCGGCCCCTTCGGCATCGGCACCTGCGGACGGACCGCGTCCAGCGCCTTCAGCCGCTGCAGCAGGTCGGTGATCTCGGACGGCTGCATGACCGCCGGCAGCTTCATCACGTGCTTGGTCAGCTTCCGGATGTCGATCTCACCCTCACCCTGACCGGCGACGATCTGCGTCACCGGGGCCCCGCCGGCCACCCGGCTGTGCTTCTTCGCCTCGGCGGCCAGCAGGTTCTTCACCCGGCTGGCCTGGCCTTCGCCGACCAGCACGATCCCCGGCCGGCCGACCACGCGGTGCACGATGTCGGAGTTCTTCGTGACCGCGACCGCCGGCGTCACGTTCCAGCCCCGGCGGAGCGTCTGCAGCGCGGACGCGGCCGCACCGGCCTGGCCCTCGATCTGGCTGTAGGCCGCCTTCTCGACCTTGCGGCCGAAGATGATCGTCGTGGCCAGGAAGCCGACCGCGACACCGAGCGGGATCCACACCAGCAGCGGGCCGACGAGGAAGCCGCCCAGCACGGCCAGCGCGACGATACCGAGGAAGATCCCGGCGAGCACCAGTCCGACCTTCGGGTCGGACTTCCTGGTCATCTGGTAGGCCTGCAGGATCTGCTTCAGCCTGCTGGTCTTCTCCTCGGGGGCGTCGTTCTTGGCCATCTCTACCCTGTCCTTTTATGCCTGAGCGGCGTTCATGCGTGAGTCGACCGCCTGACGGTACAGCCGCCCGGCGCGGTACGAGGACCGTACCAGCGGACCGGACATGACCCCGGCGAATCCGATCTCCTGTGCCTCGGCGTCGAGCTCGACGAACTCCTCCGGCCTTACCCAGCGCTCGACCGGGTGGTGCCGGACCGAGGGCCGCAGGTACTGCGTGATCGTGATGATCTCGCAGCCGGCCGCGTGCAGGTCCTTGAGTGCCTGGCTGACCTCGTCACGGGTCTCGCCCATGCCGAGGATCAGGTTCGACTTGGTGACCAGGCCGTAGTCGCGGGCCTGGGTGATGACGTCCAGCGACCGCTCGTAGCGGAAGCCGGGGCGGATCCGGCGGAAGATCCGCGGCACGGTCTCGACGTTGTGCGCGAACACCTCGGGCCGCGACGAGAACACCTCGGCGAGCTGCTCCGGTACGGCGTTGAAGTCCGGCGCGAGCATCTCGACGCCGGTGCCCGGGTTGAGCTCGTGGATCTGGCGGATGGTCTCGGCGTACAGCCAGGCGCCGCCGTCGTCCAGGTCGTCGCGGGCGACGCCGGTGACGGTCGCGTACCGCAGGCCCATCGTGCGGACCGACTCGGCGACGCGGCGCGGCTCGTCGCGGTCCAGGGCTTCGGGCTTGCCGGTGTCGATCTGGCAGAAGTCGCAGCGGCGGGTGCACTGGTCACCGCCGATCAGGAAGGTCGCCTCGCGGTCCTCCCAGCACTCGAAGATGTTCGGGCAGCCGGCTTCCTGGCACACCGTGTGCAGTCCTTCGGACTTCACGAGTTTCTGCAGCGCCTGGTACTCCGGGCCCATCCTGGCGCGGGTCTTGATCCACTCGGGTTTGCGCTCGATCGGGGTCTCCGCGTTGCGCACCTCGAGCCTGAGCAGTTTCCGTCCTTCTGGGGCGATCGTCACGCGTCCAAGGGTACGCGCCGCCGCTCAGCAGCGTTCCACCCGTAGGCTGATGAGCTATGTCCACCGTTGAGCTGCGTACGGATGCCGAACCGGGTACGCCGCCCGCGTCCGCTCCGGGATCCGGCGCTGGATCCGGTCCCGCGGTCCGCGGCTGGACCCGGCCGGCGCCGACGGCCCGCGAGCGGCGGAACGACGTACTGCTCGGTCTCGGGATGGCGGTCGCCGGGGTGTTCGGGACCGAGCTCGCCCGCGGCGGGTCACCGGTGCACGTCAGCCTCGGGATCGGCGGTGTCGAGCCGTACGTGCTGAGCGCCGCGGTCGCGTTGCCGCTGTGTTTCCGGCGCCGGTGGCCGATCCCGGTGCTGCTCGCGGTCGCGGTGCTGTTCATCGTGAACGGGCAGCGTGCGACGTTCGCGTTCAGCGGCAACCTGGTCACCCAGTCGACGATGTTCATGGCCGTCTAC harbors:
- a CDS encoding DUF4191 domain-containing protein, coding for MAKNDAPEEKTSRLKQILQAYQMTRKSDPKVGLVLAGIFLGIVALAVLGGFLVGPLLVWIPLGVAVGFLATTIIFGRKVEKAAYSQIEGQAGAAASALQTLRRGWNVTPAVAVTKNSDIVHRVVGRPGIVLVGEGQASRVKNLLAAEAKKHSRVAGGAPVTQIVAGQGEGEIDIRKLTKHVMKLPAVMQPSEITDLLQRLKALDAVRPQVPMPKGPVPTSLKGARQAMRGR
- the lipA gene encoding lipoyl synthase, with the protein product MTIAPEGRKLLRLEVRNAETPIERKPEWIKTRARMGPEYQALQKLVKSEGLHTVCQEAGCPNIFECWEDREATFLIGGDQCTRRCDFCQIDTGKPEALDRDEPRRVAESVRTMGLRYATVTGVARDDLDDGGAWLYAETIRQIHELNPGTGVEMLAPDFNAVPEQLAEVFSSRPEVFAHNVETVPRIFRRIRPGFRYERSLDVITQARDYGLVTKSNLILGMGETRDEVSQALKDLHAAGCEIITITQYLRPSVRHHPVERWVRPEEFVELDAEAQEIGFAGVMSGPLVRSSYRAGRLYRQAVDSRMNAAQA